From Salvelinus alpinus chromosome 20, SLU_Salpinus.1, whole genome shotgun sequence:
tcattgaggctatatacagggggtatcagtACCGAGTTAATGTGtggaggtacaggttagtcaaggtaattgagttaatatgtacatgtaggtaggggtaaagtgactatgcataggtaataaaCAACCTCTCTGTTTATTGAATGAGGTTGCATCTATAGTGTCCTTGTTTTACTTAAATGTCTAAACCTGTGTGTAGGTGGAGTGTAGGTGTAAACAGACCATTAGAGGACTGGATGATTGTCTTTTTGTGGGGGACAACAAGAGAGATGTTAAGTCTGGTGAGAGTTTCCATATTACGTCTGATTACAGAGAAAGCCACAATGATAGAGGTGTGCTTTCTTTATTATACAGAGAGTAAGGGTATCATGTTtgaggtaagacccagatgcagacaacgttgaATTAACCACAGTTTATgcatccaacaggggcaggcaaaagacaggtaaaggacaggcaggggtcaataatccagacaggtggggcaaaggtacaggacgacaggcaggctcagggtcagtgtaggcagaggtcagtaatccagatacgtggggcaaaggtaccggacgacaggcaggctcagggtcagtgtaggcagaggtcagtaatccagatacgtggggcaaaggtaccggacgacaggcaggctcagggtcagtgtaggcagaggtcagtaatccagatacgtggggcaaaggtaccggacgacaggcaggctcagggtcagtgtaggcagaggtcagtaatccagatacgtggggcaaaggtaccggacgacaggcaggctcagggtcagtgtaggcagaggtcagtaatccagatacgtggggcaaaggtaccggacgacaggcaggctcagggtcagtgtagacagaggtcagtaatccagatacgTGGGGCAAAGgtatagaacggcaggcaggcccagggtcagtgtaggcagaggtcagtaatccagataccTGGGGCAAAGGtataggacggcaggcaggctcagggtcagtgtaggcagaggtcagtaatccagatacgtggggcaaaggtaccggacgacaggcaggctcagggtcagtgtagacagaggtcagtaatccagatacgTGGGGCAAAGGtataggacggcaggcaggctcagggtcagtgtagacagaggtcagtaatccagatacgTGGGGCAAAGgtatagaacggcaggcaggcccagggtcagtgtaggcagaggtcagtaatccagatacgTGGGGCAAAGGTATAGGACGGCAGTCAGGCTCAGGATCAGGGCAGGTAGAAAAGGTCAAAACCGAGAAAACTAGAGAACAGGAACAATCAAGAGACATGAACAGAGGGAAAaccactggtaggcttgacgaaacgaaacaaactggcaacagacaaaacagagaacacaggtgtaaatacacaggggataatggggaagacgggtgacacctggagggggtggagacaatcacaagacaggtgaagcagatcagggtgtgacagagggATTGTATAGACTTGATTTGAGAAAGGTTTACCACCCCTAAGGAAGGACACTTCCTGCTTCCTGTCCCCCTACTGGACTTGTACCTTGTTAGtaaaaaaaacattaggaacacccccCCACCCAATTCTTCCCGCAGTTGTCATAGCTTTCTCCTGGGATTCTCCTGGGAACGGATCATAGCTTtctcctggattcacctggtcagtctgccaTGGTCAGTCTTTGCCAGtctaatgttctgtacactcagtgtatattatacaATGGTGTTGTTTCTCAAGCTTTCCCAATGTGTTTGCAGAAACGTTTCCCCTGGTTTTGTACTCATGTTCTAAATGCACTTTAGCAGAGCAATAGATATCTCAAGGTACAAATCAAGACTTCACATGTCAAACTGTGAAGCTAGAAGGAAGTTCCTCCACACAAATATCAAGAGGCTTTACGACATGAAAGCGCAAGTTGTCCAAAGCGTTGCTGGGAGTACTGACAAAGTTTATGAAGAAGAAAGTGAATGTGTTTTTAATCCtctgcagcacatgcaacaatgagAGGCTGAGTGCTTAGATATGCCACCCCTGGGGCAGGTGCTATACTTAAGTCTTACAACAGCCTCATTATCGCCTTCCACTCACATCAGGTCCTAGCAGCAGTTTGTCACAGACAGACTCCTCTCTGCCTGCCAGTAGGCATCAGACCAATACTCCTGCAACACTACTGTACATAATTACCATATGGACAGCATTTTGAGCCAGACTGAAGACTAAAACCCCTCCAGGCAGATTCCCTAGATAACAAAATGAATATTTTATCTCATTTCCATCTAATTTGCACCAAATTATTATACAGAAGTGAAATTTGTAATTAATTTATAGAACAGATCAAACACAGGTTCATACtttgatttttttttggggggggagctGTTATTTTGATGCTTTTAATCTCCACTGCTTTCCACAGCATCTCTATATATAATCAAGCACCATTATAAAACATGCTGCAAATGAATAGCTGTCAGCACACATAGAATGCTTGTCTGGGTTGTGAAAGCAGTTCCAGGGAGATGTCCCCTTTACCTGCCACCCAACTGATTAATTAATTTCACACTGTTAATTAAATCCACAGTCTGGGGAGTATCGGCGCCACCCTGGGAAACCGTATCTGGGTCTTGTGTGCACAGATATTACTTAGGGAAGGTCTGAGAcaactgctctctctgtctctctcagaagtTGACACTGACGTCACCGTCTCTGAGGACGAAAGACCATGATGTGTCTCAATGTCATCTGCCAGTCATGGCAACACACTGCAGGGAAACAGGACAGGACCACACCATTTTACTGTGACAGGACAAGGTCCAACAATAATTGACAACAAGAGAACATGAGAGAAAAGTGGGAATCTGATACAAAATACAAAGTTAACCAATTTATTTTCAAAATAACCCCTAGATGATTATAAAACATTTattgaaagaaaaaccctttcaCACCGTGCATTGTCCAAGTATAGCCGGTTATTTTAGATGTCTAAGTATAACCGGTTATTTTAGATGCCCAAGTATAGCCGGTTATGTTAGATGTCTAAGTATAGCCGGTTATTTTAGATGTCTAAGTATAGCCGGTTATGTTAGATGTCTAAGTATAGCCGGTTATGTTAGATGTCTAAGTATAGCCGGTTATGTTAGATGTCTAAGTATAGCCGGTTATGTTAGATGTCCAAGTATAGCCGGTTATTTTAGATGTCTAAGTATAGCCGGTTATGTTAGATGTCTAAGTATAGCCGGTTATGTTAGATGTCTAAGTATAGCCGGTTATGTTAGATGTCTAAGTATAGCCGGTTATGTTAGATGTCCAAGTATAGCCGGTTATTTTAGATGTCTAAGTATAGCCGGTTATGTTAGATGCCCAAGTATAGCCGGTTATGTTAGATGTCTAAGTATAGCCGGTTATGTTAGATGCCCAAGTATAGCCGGTTATGTTAGATGTCTAAGTATAGCCGGTTATTTTAGATGTCTAAGTATAACTGGTTATTTTAGATGTCCACATATAGCCGGTTATTTTAGATGTTGTGTGTGATATTCAAATCAGATCAGTTGCTATTCCAGATCGTCTCTGAGATCAAAATAACATTCATTGGTTCTGTTGAAAAGGAGTTTTCCATGACTCCGGTGTCTGGGCACCCGCATCACCATGTGTGCCAGGCTGGCAAAGCGCTACAGCAGCTCCAACGTGACAACAGAAAATGAAGTGCAGGAGTCTAACACAGCAGATATCAAAGCAGTGTGGGTTGGAAGGTAcgctcccccccaccccaccccctcttCCCTTTATTCACTACTAGGAACACACAATATGTTAATCATGAATGTAATGCACAGGTTGAATAGGATGTTCAAATGAGCCTGTAATTGCATAATGATGATATAATTTAGGAGATTATGAATAAGAGTTTCATACTGATGTTTGGTGAGAATTGATCTGTTTTCTATTTCAACAGGGATTTTGTAAGTCCCTGTGTTGAGATTGATTCAGTTCAGTCTGTCAGTGGTGGATATGTGGAAAAGGGGCAGAGACGAGAGACAAAGGAGGAAACTATGTTGTGTTCTGACACTCATGAAGAAGGAAAAAAAGGTGATAACAACCACACGTAATGTATAAATAGGAATGTGTTTGACGTTTACATTCATTAAAGATCTAAAGAACAAAAAACAAGAAACTGTATGGGACCATAAGTGTGACTTCTAGCAATATCTTACATAAATCAAATTTGTTATCCGTTATTTGATTCATGGATGCTGTTTAATATGTCTGGGTATAAATCATCATATCTCCAAAAACATAAAGGAAAATGCAATTAATTGACATCCTTATAAATAATtcccatactgtacatacagtcagGTAGAGTTACAGTGCAGAAACTATCGTACGGAGCATTATTATATTCCATTAAAATGATCTGGCCCTGATTTTACTATATTTTCATAACAGGTTGAAAGTCAGCTTCCCTCTCTAGAAGGCTTCCCTCTCTAGAAGGCTTCCCTCTCTAGAAGGCTTCCCTCTCTACGCTACGGGGTGGAATATAATTTCTACCTAAAATAGTTCACTAGATTGATAAGATATTGGATGGAAGAAATACTTCCTATCTGTGCTTGCCTTGTCCTGTGACAGGACCCATCAGGTGCTCAACTCTTCCCTCACCCCTCCTTCTGACCCCATTCTGTCATCTCCGTTTCCTTATTTTCCACTCGCAGGTCTTTTATAAAGTGTCTCCATTCATTACACATCTAACAATGCGTTACAAATAGGCCACCATCAATCAGTCATTCAGCAGTGAAGGCAGAATCCACTGGTGTCTCCGATGCGATAGGTTTAGGAACTAAAGGAGCAACATGTGAGAGGACGGCTTTCTCTCAGAGAGACGGAAATATACATTTGTGTCCTAATAATTTGTCATGCCCTCTCTGACACAGTTTTGATATTGAATAGGAGAACTAATTTGGTTATAAGCTTTAAAAAAATTCTCATtaaatttctttaaaaaaaacaactaaGCAGTATTTCTATGTAATTGGGTAATCTCTTTACAGGTGGTAAGAGCGTGTAATGCTGGATATGTGTCAAGACTAAGTGCCTTGAGGCAAAGTTTTCCAGGTAAACATGTTACGGGCCAGGGCATATAAACCTACAGTGTGTATGATATAGGTGAAACATGACGTACGTAGTTGGGAGTGATTCAAGGCCCGAGGGAACAGAGTCAGAACTGTCTGACTCTCTTTGTCTGAGTGTGTCATATCATAAGCAGATGTTCTACTGATAACAAGCTCACAACAGACAATGCCACAGGATTTGTCACTAAGCAACTCTATACCACTAATGACGGTACATTACATTGTCTATTGAGTCAGGGTCTACAGAACCAATAAAGACATTGAGGCAGAGCCTAAGACTATAGGTCATGTATAGACCCTCACACTGAAATTACATTAATTAAAAATGCATAACATTAAATAAGCAATCTTTGAAATTATTACAGGGAAACATCCATAGACACACTAAAACTgagcatttaaaaaaattaatctgTGCATATGTCATAGTAATATATTGTTTAAACAGTCAAGTGTCCTCTTACTCAAGTGGAGGTGGGCGTATTAGCTCTAATGTTGCTGTGCTTAGAGGCCTGGTCCTGCTTCTTTGACTTCAAGATAGACGGCACCTCTTCAAGCATCAATACTTCAGGATGTATGCACCAGCAGCAAAGGCGTTTCTAAGGGACAGACAAAAAGACAATGAGTTAGAGAAGTCCAAAGGACAAtacatcattttcaaatacagtcAAAAACACAAAACGATCAATGAATATGTTGCGGACAGGCGTAACATAGTTGGCCAGAGATGTTGGTTCTGGGCTGCCAAGATTACTATCAATATGATCAGATATCCACGTTTTCTTTTGCATTGTAGCACTGTAAATGCTCTTAGATTAAAATGCAAACTAGCAGCACTGTGAATGCCCTTAGATGAAACCTTAGCTATGAGTATTGCTGATTCAGCTATGACCTGTCTGGTGTCTAGTTTAGCTCTGGTCACTGTTTTCAAAGGACTGCGTTCTTTACCCACCTCAAGTCATTGCCCTCACAAGTTTAACTGTTAAAAGTCAACGAGTCATAAATGACTTGAACATATAGTCCATAAAGCACGTTGTGTCACATCGTCACACTTCATCCTTTACCTACCTCTGTCTCGTGTGTGTCAGAACTGATATAACAAAACAATGAGGAAGATTATATTAAATCTTACCTTGAAACATGTTTTGAATCGTTTGCTGACCATGTACAGAGCGATGGGGTTGATGCAGGAGTTCAGCGATGCCATATTAATGCCAATATAGTCCAGGACAAGAAAAACACTGAAAAGGATGAGAGGATCAGGTCAGTAACACATTCCACAATTGAAAACAGCAGTGACAGTTTAATGTATCCTTTCTTACCTCAGTAGCTGACACCTTTTAGAATCCTTCTCGTCATAAATGGTGAGTTTTAAGATTCTGCTCAGGTACAGTGGTAACCAACAGAGAGCAAACACAAACACTAAGCAAAACACCGTCTTGGCCACTTCTCGTCTCTGGGTGAAAACAGATAAGGAGATTTATCTTAGACATTTTAATGACATCATAAAAAAATAACGACATTACAGCGCTAGCACTATGTCTATACTGCACCATGGGCCTCCATGTCCGGTCCAGGAAAGATACTGGGATGTGCAGGCTTTTATTCCACCCCAGCACTAACACATTTGTTTAAAATAATCAACATATCATCGTCTTCGGGCTGGAgcatgattagttgaatcagctgtgttaCTGCTGGTCTGGACCATGATTAGTTGAACCAGCGTGTTTTACTGCTGGTCTGGaccatgattagttgaatcagctgtgttaCTGCTGGTCTGGaccatgattagttgaatcagctgttttactgctggtctggaccatgattagttgaatcagcgtGTTTTACTGCTGGTCTGGACCATGATTAGTTGAACCAGCGTGTTTTACTGCTGGTCTGGaccatgattagttgaatcagctgtgttaCTGCTGGTCTGGaccatgattagttgaatcagcgtGTGTTACTGCTGGTCTGGACCATGATTAGTTGAACCAGCGTGTTACTGCTGGTCTGGaccatgattagttgaatcagcgtgttttactgctggtctggaccatgattagttgaatcagcgtgttttactgctggtctggaccatgattagttgaatcagcgtgttttactgctggtctggaccatgattagttgaatcagcgtgttttactgctggtctggaccatgattagttgaatcagcgtGTGTTACTGCTGGTCTGGACCATGATTAGTTGAACCAGCGTGTTACTGCTGGTCTGGaccatgattagttgaatcagcgtgttttactgctggtctggaccatgattagttgaatcagcgtGTTACTGCTGGTCTGGaccatgattagttgaatcagcgtgttttactgctggtctggaccatgattagttgaatcagcgtGTGTTACTGCTGGTCTGGaccatgattagttgaatcagcgtgttttactgctggtctggaccatgattagttgaatcagcgtgttttactgctggtctggaccatgattagttgaatcagctgtgttaCTGCTGGTCTGGaccatgattagttgaatcagcgtgttttactgctggtctggaccatgattagttgaatcagcgtgttttactgctggtctggaccatgattagttgaatcagcatGTTTTACTGCTGGTCTGGACCATGATTAGCTGAATCAGCGTGTTTTACTACTGGTCTGGAGCAAAAGGCTGTACATCTAATACCTCTCTAGTACCAGAGCTGTAATCACCTGTACGGTGTAGTTCCCCAGGGTATTCTCATTCTTCCTCAACATTTTCCGGGCCATCAGGGTGTAGAAGACAGCCGTGCAAGCCAGCGGCGTGCAGAAGTAGAAACCGAAGAGCCACCAGTCTTTTGCTGATTTATAAAACTTATGGAAAAATCTAGTGTTTAGTATTGTGGTTTTCGGTTTTATCTACCTACTGGAATGTGATGATAAGCACACCTCACTAGCTGCATTATATAATCAATCTGTCATTTTAATTTATTATCTAAAGAAAACCAAATGAAAACACATTATTGACCTTTTATCTTTCTATATTACTGCATGTTCTCAGGACTGACATTACCTGCATGAACTGATTGGTCTGTATGGGGTGAAGCAGACATACTGTCAGATGCTGTCCTTTATACTCCATCGTTATCATATCAAAGCCGACAACTTCAGGCACAGCCAGGAATGTTGATATCACCCATATCAAAGTTATTTCCACTACTGTCCAGGTTGAAACCCCAATGCCTTTGATTCGATTCCAGGATGCAACAGCTTGATACCTAGAAAATTAACAAGGAAATTATGTGGCTAGGGAGCGTTTTGTTCATAACAATAAAACAAAAATCACATTACAATGAAAGGGAATTTCAGGGCCTACTTCAAAGAAATATATTTGTTGAAATGTAGACATCAGCCAACTCTAACCATGTTACTCTTCTTATAACCTTTTGTATTCTATTCTCTGGTTTTGCCTTGTAAAATCTAAGTAATACAGTCATGTCCAACTATCTTGAAACAGAAATGTGAACTGAAGGTGTAATCCTCTCACCTGTCATACCTCTCACCTGTCATACCTCTCACCTGTCATATCTCTCACCTGTCATACCTCTCACCTGTCATACCGCTCACCTGTCATACCTCTCACCTGTCAT
This genomic window contains:
- the LOC139546286 gene encoding endothelin receptor type B-like, which codes for MEIVALVLSLLLTNGMVLISAATNDQNPQAAPTIELFATASSDAVELTEDHKSNGSVTLFKTPGRNTRPHPMCLVSTGIRDTFKYISTVVSVLVFIVGLVGNSTLLRIIYENKCMRSGPNILIANLALGDLLHIVIDIPVNAYRLMAQDWPFGLALCKLIPFIQKTSVGITVLSLCALSIDRYQAVASWNRIKGIGVSTWTVVEITLIWVISTFLAVPEVVGFDMITMEYKGQHLTVCLLHPIQTNQFMQFYKSAKDWWLFGFYFCTPLACTAVFYTLMARKMLRKNENTLGNYTVQRREVAKTVFCLVFVFALCWLPLYLSRILKLTIYDEKDSKRCQLLSVFLVLDYIGINMASLNSCINPIALYMVSKRFKTCFKKRLCCWCIHPEVLMLEEVPSILKSKKQDQASKHSNIRANTPTST